Genomic DNA from Candidatus Methylomirabilota bacterium:
GATCCTTTCCCTACAGTGGCGACAGGTGGACCTCAATGCCGGTACAGTACGACTGGAGCCTGGCACGACCAAGAACCGCGAGGGACGCACCTTCATCATGACCCCGATGGTCCGGGCTACACTGGAGCAACAGAGAGCCCACACCGAGGCCCTACAGCGGGAGCAGGGACGGATCATCCCTTGGGTGTTTCATCGTGAGGGAGAGCCAATCAGGGGCTTTCGTCGATCATGGAAAACAGCCTGTAAGAAGGCGGGGCAACCAGGACGTATTCCCCACGATTTCAGAAGGACGGCTGTACGGAACCTCGAACGGGCTGGCGTCCCCCGCTCCACGGCGATGAAAATGGTGGGTCACAAGACCGAGGCCATCTACCGTCGCTATGCCATCGTGGATGAAGTCATGATGCGGGAGGGGGCTGAGAAACTAGCCAGGTATGAGAGTGGAAACGGGCTGGAAAATTTGGGCAAACTAGCCGAACAGGGCAAAGATTTGGGCAAAGTGACTGTGAATCCGACTCTTCAGGGAAACCTTCCTACTGCTAAGTCGCTGGATTCACGTGGTGGAGGGTAGGGGATTCGAACCCCCGACCTCTGCCTTGCGAAGGCAGCGCTCTCCCAACTGAGCTAACCCCCCATGCGGCAGACAAATATATATAACAGAGGCAACGGTGTCGAGCCCTTTCAGTTGCGCGGTTCCTTGGAGGGCGTCCGGGCTCGGTATTTCAGGCCGACTCTGTATGTGATGCTGTTGACGCAGGGGACCTGATTCCGATCCCCGATCCAGCCGGGACAAACGAGAATCCCCTCCCGGGCCTGCTCCCGCTGTTGGACCATCTCATCCACGATCCGCTCGATCTCAAATCCTCCTGCTTGGCACTCCAGATGGTGACAGCGGACACACCCTTGAAAGTAACCGGTGCTGACACCCATGGTGAACCGCCCTCGCGAAGAACCGGTATCGGCGAGGTCTCGAGTCCACGCTTCCCACTCGACCACCGCATCGGCCAGTTCGGGGAAAGCCTTGGCAAAGGGCTTATCGAAGGCCCAGACATTTTTCTGCTGTCTTTCAGCCATCGCGCCGTCTCGAGATCACGGCTAGGGGGAAATCCCCCTCTGCTGTTTCTGCTGGAGGATATCTTGAAACGTAAAGCTCGGCCCTTTGGGGACGAAACCGAGGTAGACATAGTTGGTGTCCGGGTCCCTGGAGATCACCCACATGTCTCCGGTCGCCGTGTCCAAAAGATATTCTAACGACCTTTTGTCCTCGGCCGGGTAAAAGACATAGCGACCCGGCTTTGATTTCCGCACGGTCGTGGCGTTCGGCTCGGGGGGTATGGGTGGCGCCTGCTGGGCCGTGGCGACCCCCGCCCCCAGGATGATAGTGGTCAGGACCGCGATCCCGATACGTTTCATCGCTTTCCTCCTTCCTCAGTGTCTTCCCAGATGCGTTTGTTTTGAGGTCGGATAAAAGGCCTTCCCCCCTTTGCTCGACCGAACTTGGTGGCCCGCGTCTTGTCTCTGGACCCGACGAGCTATGGTTTCAACACTCTTTTCTGATCGAGAACTCCGGTGAGACCTCAACGCGGATCGATTGGCATGTCGCCGCAGTGCGTTCACCAGGAGATGGGCCTGGCGGGTCGGCTCGGGAAGCCGGTAGTCTCCGCTCGCCCGCAGAACAACCTTGCGCGCCCGGTCGAAGCTCATCCGATAGCCGGGAGAGACGTAGACCGGTTCGACCCTATCCCTGGTTCGCAGTATGATCCCTACCTGTTCCCCTTTGTCGTAAAGAAGCTGAGAACTCCCTCGGTGTTGCGCTGGCTCGCGATATTCCCCCACGAGAAGGCTCTTGGCGCAGCCAATGGATGGGAGGTTCAGCAACAAACCCAAGTGGCAGGCTAGGCCGAACCGCCGGGGATGTGCGATCCCCTGTCCATCACAGAGAAGACAATCGGGCCGGTGGTGAATCTGCTTGAAGGCTTTCAGGACGGCCGGAGACTCGCGGAATGAGAGCAGGCCTGGGATGTACGGAAAGGTGGCCTGACTCACCGCGGTGGCCGTTTCCAGGATCTGATGATTCTTGAGATGCATCACGATCACCGCGGCGTAGACCGTGGAGGAGTGCTTGTCATAAGAGACATCCAGTCCGGCGACGGTGTGGATGGCTCCGCGATAGTCTCTGACGTCCAGGCGCCGTCTGAGCACCTGCTGAATCCGGGTTGCCTCGGCGGGTGGGACATCCCAACGGTGGAGGCGTCGAACATTCATCGGTTCAGTCGAAAGGGGTCCAGGGGAAGAGAAGACTGCTCCTCAAGGAGCAACTCGGCCATGAGCTGGCCAGTCACCGGGGCCAACAGGATCCCATTCCGGTAATGACCTGAGGCGATATAGAGACCCGGAGAGCCTGGCACATCGCCAAGATACGGCAGCTCGTCGGGAGTCCAGGGACGAAAACCTGCCCAGGCCTTGAGGATCGGCCGGCTTCCCAGGGCAGGGACAAGTCGCCTCGCCGCTGCTAGGAGAGCCTCAATGCCACCGACCGTCACGTGTTTTTCAAATCCGGCAAACTCCACGGTGCTCCCGACGATCAACTCCGCGTTGGGGCGTGGGACCAGATAGGCCTCTCGCGTGTAGAGGATGTGACGAAAGAAATCCCCTCGGGTTTCCAGAGAGAGGAGTTGCCCGCGGGCCGGCTGGATGGGGATCTGCTGATCTGGGAGCTCACCGATGCCTCCTGACCAGGCCCCGGCGGCGATAACCACCTTCCCTGCATAGTAGGTCTCGGCGACGGAGCGAACCCCGAGTACCCTATCCTTATCCCGCACGAAACCGGTGACGGGTGCTCCTTCCATAATTTGGACCCCTCGTTGGGCTCCGAGGATGGACAGGGCCCGAACCATGCGAGCGTTCTGGACCTGGTGATCGTCGGGGAAGTAGAAAGCTCCCCGAACTGTGGGGGTCACCTGGGGTTCAGCCTCCAGCACTTGCTGGCGATCCCACCGTTCCACTTTGAGTCCGCGGGCGCGTTGCTCATCAAACATCCGCCTTCCCTGGAACTCATCATCCTCGGTCAGGAGGAGATAGAGAATTCCGGAGCGGACGTATTCGATATCGATTCCGGTCTCTTCCTTGAGCAACTCCTGCAGCGGGCCAAACATCTCCCGGCTTTTGAGGCAGTGGTCCAGAAACGGACCGGAGGGAATGTCTTCGGCCTGAGGGGCCAGCATTCCTGCGGCCTCTCCCGAGGCCTCACACCCGATCCGATCCCGTTCGAGCAGGAGAACCCGGACCTGGGCTCGCGACAGTTCGGCGGCGATCGAACAGCCGATGATGCCCCCACCGATGATCAGGACATCCGCCGTCTTCATCCGTCCTCAATTGCGGGCCCGTCTCCCTAGGTTGGTGCCCCTTCTTTAGGAGGACTCGGCCCGCCGGTTGGCGAGGGAGGCGATGAGATCAATCGGGAGAGGAAAGACGATGGTCGAGCTCTGTTCAGTCCCGATCTCTGTCAAAGTCTGGAGGTACCGGAGCTGGATGGTGATCGGCTCGGCCGCCATGATCCGGGCAGCCTCCGAGAGCTTGTCCGAGGCCTGGAGCTCCCCTTCCGCGTGGATGATCTTGGCCCGTTTCTCCCGCTCGGCCTCTGCCTGCCGCGCCATGGCCCGCTGCATCTCGGACGGCAGATCGACGTGCTTGACCTCGACCGCCGTCACCTTGATCCCCCAGGGATCGGTGTGCTCGTCGATGATCCGTTGGAGCTTGTGGTTGATCTGTTCTCGCGCGGCCAGCAGCTCATCCAGCTCTGACTCCCCGAGGACGCTCCGCAGGGTAGTCTGTGCAATCTGGGATGTGGCGTAGAGATAGTCCTCTACCTCGACGATGGCGGAGTCCGGGTTCACC
This window encodes:
- a CDS encoding slipin family protein, with translation AVIFRFGRLAKAIFNPGGEGNGPGIVLLIPLIDKMVRVSLRIVAMDVPSQDVITKDNVSVKVNAVIYFRVVNPDSAIVEVEDYLYATSQIAQTTLRSVLGESELDELLAAREQINHKLQRIIDEHTDPWGIKVTAVEVKHVDLPSEMQRAMARQAEAEREKRAKIIHAEGELQASDKLSEAARIMAAEPITIQLRYLQTLTEIGTEQSSTIVFPLPIDLIASLANRRAESS
- the nfi gene encoding deoxyribonuclease V (cleaves DNA at apurinic or apyrimidinic sites), which translates into the protein MNVRRLHRWDVPPAEATRIQQVLRRRLDVRDYRGAIHTVAGLDVSYDKHSSTVYAAVIVMHLKNHQILETATAVSQATFPYIPGLLSFRESPAVLKAFKQIHHRPDCLLCDGQGIAHPRRFGLACHLGLLLNLPSIGCAKSLLVGEYREPAQHRGSSQLLYDKGEQVGIILRTRDRVEPVYVSPGYRMSFDRARKVVLRASGDYRLPEPTRQAHLLVNALRRHANRSALRSHRSSRSEKSVETIARRVQRQDAGHQVRSSKGGKAFYPTSKQTHLGRH
- a CDS encoding tyrosine-type recombinase/integrase — encoded protein: ILSLQWRQVDLNAGTVRLEPGTTKNREGRTFIMTPMVRATLEQQRAHTEALQREQGRIIPWVFHREGEPIRGFRRSWKTACKKAGQPGRIPHDFRRTAVRNLERAGVPRSTAMKMVGHKTEAIYRRYAIVDEVMMREGAEKLARYESGNGLENLGKLAEQGKDLGKVTVNPTLQGNLPTAKSLDSRGGG
- the thiO gene encoding glycine oxidase ThiO, translated to MKTADVLIIGGGIIGCSIAAELSRAQVRVLLLERDRIGCEASGEAAGMLAPQAEDIPSGPFLDHCLKSREMFGPLQELLKEETGIDIEYVRSGILYLLLTEDDEFQGRRMFDEQRARGLKVERWDRQQVLEAEPQVTPTVRGAFYFPDDHQVQNARMVRALSILGAQRGVQIMEGAPVTGFVRDKDRVLGVRSVAETYYAGKVVIAAGAWSGGIGELPDQQIPIQPARGQLLSLETRGDFFRHILYTREAYLVPRPNAELIVGSTVEFAGFEKHVTVGGIEALLAAARRLVPALGSRPILKAWAGFRPWTPDELPYLGDVPGSPGLYIASGHYRNGILLAPVTGQLMAELLLEEQSSLPLDPFRLNR